In the Victivallis sp. Marseille-Q1083 genome, one interval contains:
- the ung gene encoding uracil-DNA glycosylase has product MTSAGLFDRLPPGWRSGLNALVPTEVLQSLAAFVQEERRQHTVFPPEECCFAAFEPLQPDAVKAVILGQDPYHDDFQAHGLAFSVPDGVKIPPSLRNIYKELADDLGCPAPQSGSLTGWASQGVLLLNTVLTVRAHQANSHQKHGWETVTDAAIRLVSAESPGAVFLLWGTPAQKKRPLIDENKHLVLAAAHPSPLSAYRGFFGSRPFSQANAWLAAHRGGGIDWQRTTTGGR; this is encoded by the coding sequence ATGACTTCCGCAGGGTTATTTGACCGGCTGCCGCCGGGCTGGCGGAGCGGTTTGAACGCGCTGGTGCCGACGGAAGTGCTGCAGTCGCTGGCGGCGTTCGTTCAGGAGGAGCGCCGCCAGCATACGGTCTTTCCGCCGGAAGAGTGTTGTTTTGCCGCCTTCGAACCGCTGCAGCCGGACGCGGTCAAGGCGGTCATTCTGGGCCAGGATCCTTACCATGACGATTTTCAGGCACACGGCCTGGCCTTTTCCGTTCCGGACGGCGTTAAAATTCCGCCCTCGTTGCGCAATATTTACAAAGAACTGGCCGATGACCTCGGCTGCCCGGCACCGCAATCCGGCAGTTTGACCGGCTGGGCCAGCCAGGGCGTGCTGCTGTTGAACACCGTGTTGACGGTTCGCGCCCACCAGGCCAATTCCCATCAAAAGCACGGCTGGGAGACTGTAACCGATGCGGCAATCCGGCTGGTCAGCGCCGAAAGTCCGGGAGCGGTATTTCTGCTGTGGGGAACGCCGGCCCAGAAAAAACGTCCGCTGATCGATGAAAACAAGCATCTGGTACTGGCCGCCGCCCACCCCTCGCCGTTATCGGCCTACCGCGGCTTTTTCGGCAGCCGGCCTTTTTCGCAGGCCAACGCCTGGCTCGCCGCCCACCGCGGCGGCGGCATTGACTGGCAACGCACAACTACAGGAGGGCGATGA
- a CDS encoding transposase domain-containing protein → MARTKSCLSANFRESDFLTLASLLGVVSFDALTNALQKCGLATKRYRKLPLELMAYYVICLSLYSSVSLQEVLRCLL, encoded by the coding sequence ATGGCGCGTACAAAATCTTGTTTGTCGGCTAATTTTCGTGAAAGTGATTTTTTGACCTTAGCCTCTCTGCTTGGAGTTGTTTCTTTCGATGCGCTCACCAATGCGCTGCAAAAATGCGGTCTTGCAACAAAACGCTATCGCAAATTGCCGTTGGAATTGATGGCATATTACGTTATTTGTCTTTCGCTCTACTCGAGCGTGTCTTTGCAGGAAGTTCTTCGATGCCTCCTGTAA
- a CDS encoding IS4 family transposase, with translation MQWLKLKLPCGAIEGRGGISRARKRLGSKLMEVLFQDVCRPLASSESTFAFYKKWRLMAIDGTTFALPDEKANSDYFGLPPCSRGTTAFPQLRLTAMIEVGTHAITAATHGPFREGENTQAKRLIPHLDSSMLLIADRGFGCYPFFAEAMTSEAALLFRIRNNMKFECEKMLPDGSFLSTFYSGLEHRKKINGIQVRIIEYTLKGAKEKYRLITNILVPEEAPAIELAQLYQERWEIEIGYDELKNHLKLPGTNLRSKTPELVIQELYGFFLAHYTVRTLMYKAALKKHIDPDSLSFSGTVRILRRKITSARFPPQ, from the coding sequence ATGCAGTGGCTGAAGTTAAAACTTCCCTGCGGAGCCATTGAAGGCCGCGGAGGAATTTCACGCGCAAGAAAACGCTTGGGCAGTAAGTTAATGGAAGTCTTATTTCAAGATGTTTGTCGCCCTCTGGCCTCGTCGGAGTCAACATTTGCTTTTTACAAAAAATGGCGCTTGATGGCGATAGACGGAACAACTTTCGCTCTCCCGGATGAAAAAGCGAACAGTGATTATTTTGGTCTCCCGCCTTGTTCTCGCGGAACCACGGCGTTTCCTCAATTACGTTTGACGGCAATGATTGAAGTCGGCACACACGCCATCACAGCTGCAACACATGGACCTTTCCGGGAAGGCGAGAATACTCAAGCAAAGCGTTTGATTCCTCACTTGGACTCAAGCATGCTGTTGATTGCCGACCGTGGCTTCGGCTGTTATCCATTTTTTGCGGAAGCTATGACATCCGAAGCTGCTTTGCTGTTTCGGATCCGAAATAATATGAAATTTGAATGTGAAAAGATGTTGCCTGACGGCTCATTTTTGAGTACATTTTACAGCGGTTTAGAACATCGGAAAAAGATCAATGGAATTCAGGTGCGGATTATTGAATATACACTCAAAGGTGCGAAAGAGAAATACCGCCTGATCACAAATATACTTGTGCCGGAAGAAGCTCCGGCAATTGAACTCGCACAATTGTACCAGGAACGATGGGAAATTGAAATTGGGTATGACGAGTTAAAAAATCACTTGAAATTGCCGGGGACAAATCTACGAAGCAAAACCCCGGAATTGGTTATTCAGGAACTTTATGGATTTTTCCTTGCACACTATACGGTACGGACATTGATGTACAAGGCGGCACTGAAAAAACACATTGATCCGGATTCGTTATCGTTTAGCGGAACTGTCAGGATTTTGCGGAGAAAGATCACCTCCGCGCGTTTTCCCCCTCAGTAG
- a CDS encoding S9 family peptidase, translated as MNSFFTLALAGLFCTELSVLAQSETITVEERYLSEIPAVEDATFFSWNSQLPTRGLYYDGPEYQGKPTKVFAFLGIPEVPEGKTVPGIVLVHGGGGTAFREWVELWMSRGYAAIAMDLCGAIPVYAPGTHSWMRIPDSGGPAGWDASFSQLDQPIADQWPYYAVNAIARARTLLGSQSGVDTDRIAITGVSWGGYLTCITVGVDSRYVFAAPIYGCGFLRDKSAWMETLRKPEMALWNELCDPAAYLASVSMPILWVAGTNDGAYPLESLQKSAELVPAPVTRSITMRMPHGHGGSGELPEAVRITADYFCKGEGAPLPAISGATVYNGILTVSGTAKLPVVRAELLFTSDRENVKKNWVDLNWKAIPAECHATPDGFEAVVAIPADATQYILNVYDQRDVPASTRLFTVIPEEN; from the coding sequence ATGAATAGTTTTTTTACATTGGCACTCGCCGGACTATTTTGTACCGAATTGAGTGTGTTGGCGCAGAGTGAAACTATTACGGTGGAAGAACGTTATCTTTCGGAAATCCCCGCAGTGGAGGATGCCACCTTTTTTTCCTGGAACTCGCAATTGCCCACTCGCGGCCTTTATTATGACGGGCCCGAGTATCAAGGAAAGCCTACGAAAGTATTTGCTTTTCTCGGGATTCCGGAAGTTCCAGAGGGAAAAACCGTGCCTGGGATCGTGTTGGTTCATGGAGGCGGAGGAACCGCCTTCCGGGAATGGGTGGAACTATGGATGTCGCGCGGATATGCTGCCATCGCCATGGATTTGTGCGGAGCAATTCCAGTCTACGCTCCGGGAACTCATAGCTGGATGCGCATTCCGGATTCGGGAGGACCGGCCGGCTGGGATGCCTCCTTTTCTCAATTGGATCAACCGATAGCCGATCAGTGGCCGTATTATGCGGTAAATGCCATTGCGCGAGCCCGGACACTCCTCGGCAGTCAATCCGGCGTTGATACCGACCGGATTGCCATTACCGGAGTTTCATGGGGTGGTTATCTGACATGTATTACCGTCGGAGTGGATTCGCGCTATGTTTTCGCCGCTCCCATTTACGGGTGCGGCTTCCTGCGCGACAAATCGGCCTGGATGGAGACTCTCCGGAAACCGGAGATGGCGCTGTGGAACGAATTGTGCGATCCGGCCGCTTATCTGGCTTCGGTGTCCATGCCGATTCTATGGGTTGCCGGTACCAATGACGGTGCTTATCCATTGGAATCCCTGCAGAAAAGTGCGGAACTGGTACCGGCTCCGGTAACCCGGTCCATTACGATGCGGATGCCCCATGGCCACGGCGGTTCAGGAGAGCTGCCGGAGGCTGTCCGAATTACCGCTGATTATTTCTGCAAAGGAGAGGGGGCGCCTTTACCGGCCATTTCCGGGGCGACAGTGTATAACGGAATTCTGACAGTTTCCGGGACTGCGAAGCTGCCGGTTGTACGTGCTGAGCTGTTGTTTACATCCGATCGGGAAAATGTGAAAAAAAACTGGGTGGACTTGAACTGGAAGGCCATTCCGGCCGAATGCCATGCAACGCCGGATGGTTTTGAAGCTGTGGTGGCAATTCCTGCTGACGCCACCCAGTATATTCTCAATGTTTATGATCAGCGCGATGTTCCTGCCAGTACTCGTTTGTTTACTGTTATTCCAGAGGAGAACTGA
- a CDS encoding DUF4838 domain-containing protein: MLMTIMLFFSVVSGFYAAGGEEVAAVAEVQLAREENTCYVICVSEDATVSEQEAARELKFWLNRMTGADFALGPDSAEQTIYVGNSVAFRTGFPEKATRSRGHDGIYLAASADGRDIFLTGGDPRGTLYAVATFLEDYCGIHWWTATETHVPYAPDLTVRRPDLDYVPPLEFRSLFYYGYITSGIPEQVRFRVRNKMNGHGEVIPPELGGHLRILGLAHTFEQMLPYREYGAEHPEWFSLVDGKRIGGQQEGQLCLTNPEVRDALLAKSLEWLTKNPDCRIISISQNDNSNGCECPSCKALDTAEGAPAGTLLAFINPIAEAIGRQYPEVKVLTLAYLHTEEPPATLRPASNVLIQLCPITTRRTCPFTDPANCKFMERLKGWSAIAPNLFIWNYNCQFSDYLCFVPNYFFLGEDLRLLMHHGAKGIFAQGNYQLPVGDFDELKGWVIAKMLWNPELDNRELVKEFAEGYYGAAAPWILKILERLSLNAENNELGASLEEVIALDE, from the coding sequence ATGCTGATGACGATTATGTTGTTTTTTTCCGTTGTTTCCGGTTTCTATGCTGCAGGCGGGGAAGAAGTTGCGGCGGTTGCCGAGGTGCAGCTTGCCCGGGAGGAGAATACCTGTTATGTCATTTGTGTGTCGGAAGATGCGACGGTGTCGGAGCAGGAGGCTGCCCGCGAGTTGAAATTCTGGCTTAACCGGATGACCGGTGCGGATTTTGCGCTGGGGCCGGACTCGGCAGAACAGACGATCTATGTGGGAAATTCCGTCGCGTTTCGTACCGGATTTCCGGAAAAAGCAACTCGTAGCCGGGGACACGATGGCATTTACCTGGCTGCCTCTGCCGATGGGCGGGATATCTTCCTGACGGGAGGGGATCCACGCGGAACGTTGTACGCAGTTGCGACATTTCTGGAGGATTATTGTGGTATTCACTGGTGGACGGCGACGGAAACCCATGTACCGTATGCTCCGGATTTGACAGTCCGGAGGCCCGATCTGGATTATGTGCCTCCATTGGAATTCCGGTCATTGTTTTATTATGGTTATATTACTTCCGGGATTCCCGAACAGGTACGGTTTCGCGTTCGTAACAAGATGAACGGGCATGGCGAGGTGATTCCTCCCGAACTGGGCGGGCATCTGCGGATACTTGGTCTGGCACACACCTTTGAGCAGATGCTGCCGTACCGGGAGTATGGGGCGGAACATCCGGAATGGTTCAGTCTCGTCGACGGAAAACGAATCGGCGGGCAGCAAGAAGGGCAATTGTGCCTGACCAATCCGGAAGTCCGGGACGCCTTGCTGGCAAAATCACTTGAATGGCTGACGAAGAATCCGGATTGCCGAATTATTTCCATTTCCCAGAATGACAACTCCAATGGATGTGAATGTCCCTCTTGTAAGGCATTGGATACTGCGGAGGGGGCTCCGGCGGGAACCCTTTTGGCGTTCATCAATCCGATTGCAGAAGCCATCGGACGTCAATATCCGGAGGTGAAAGTTCTGACTTTGGCGTATTTGCATACTGAAGAGCCGCCAGCAACTTTGCGGCCCGCTTCGAATGTATTGATTCAATTGTGTCCTATTACCACGCGTCGCACCTGTCCTTTTACAGATCCGGCGAACTGTAAATTCATGGAACGGCTCAAAGGGTGGAGTGCCATTGCACCGAATTTATTCATCTGGAATTATAATTGTCAATTCAGTGATTATTTGTGTTTTGTTCCCAACTACTTTTTTCTTGGGGAAGATCTGCGTCTGCTGATGCATCATGGCGCCAAAGGAATTTTTGCTCAGGGAAATTATCAGCTTCCGGTCGGAGATTTCGATGAATTGAAAGGATGGGTTATAGCCAAAATGCTGTGGAATCCCGAATTGGACAACCGGGAACTGGTGAAGGAATTTGCCGAAGGGTATTACGGTGCGGCAGCTCCATGGATTCTGAAGATTCTGGAGCGACTGAGCCTGAATGCTGAAAATAATGAACTTGGTGCATCGCTGGAAGAAGTGATTGCGTTGGATGAGTAG
- a CDS encoding flavin reductase family protein, which yields MMKDFLTDIAPEEFNCRIFQLLSKRWMLLAAGDLAAGKFNAMTVGWGMMGTMWNLPVVTAAVRPQRHTLEFMNEYETFTLSAFPESCRAILAFCGSHSGRDEDKFAACNLTLAAASRVAAPAFAEAELVIECRKIYIDKLLGKNFLEKSILKDCYPQRDFHHLFIGSVVHISGTEAYRHNRENDEKAGA from the coding sequence ATGATGAAAGATTTTTTGACGGATATCGCACCGGAAGAGTTCAATTGCCGGATTTTTCAATTGCTCAGCAAACGCTGGATGCTGCTGGCGGCCGGCGACCTGGCCGCCGGCAAATTCAACGCGATGACGGTCGGCTGGGGCATGATGGGAACGATGTGGAATCTGCCGGTGGTGACGGCGGCGGTGCGGCCGCAGCGCCATACGCTGGAATTCATGAACGAATACGAAACCTTTACGCTGAGCGCGTTTCCGGAATCCTGCCGGGCGATTCTCGCTTTCTGCGGCAGTCACTCCGGTCGGGACGAAGATAAATTCGCCGCCTGCAATCTGACCCTGGCGGCGGCCTCCCGGGTGGCGGCGCCGGCCTTTGCGGAAGCCGAATTGGTCATCGAATGCCGGAAGATCTATATCGATAAGCTGCTGGGCAAAAATTTCCTGGAGAAATCCATCCTCAAGGATTGTTATCCTCAACGGGATTTTCATCATTTGTTCATCGGTTCCGTCGTCCACATTTCCGGTACGGAAGCCTATCGCCATAACAGGGAAAACGACGAAAAGGCCGGAGCGTGA
- a CDS encoding glycoside hydrolase domain-containing protein, with amino-acid sequence MKILSTILALALLSAANYVFSAVGTEVVKITPAAALTIPVTELSSNLLPDDAAFAEAPVQSFGPPEAGTTVRFLANDRTLFLSLDLTTPEPLPAAVKPTPFRTERDASFAGEEHVGLLFDPGLKLRNYFFINATPANEIADGKMWSYRWNSTTRSSVVKTANGWQLKLAIPLNYFEAAGFGEALFGFNCARTVKFPDGTAQTFYLNGSTSTWQLPALFTPAVVSPHPNALAVTVERQPPALSISCPAGDQLKVTITNASRSTTETFSLSGTKIIVPLSPEQFTSDNRILLRLYRNNQLYSAGIFRAIDYVEPAAGIPGAARLLARPNCTVWTAPSASKVAADAEVPEAFQPAARFSAAGNEYEAVQLIIRSEQAQDYQVTVADFSTEDGKILTAEHFQCFQLERVNVAIASDQFGYPGRWADPLVPLAGQFHAEPNVNNLFYLRVKVPAGTPSGFYRGLVMLKTANPADMLSIPVGLQVFDFDLPETTTMRSSYALTGELFDFMGLQSAAERQAAFDRTLALLKEYRIAPDNVFQFTPALQEDGALNRAGLETAGQKYLDEDHFNSFNPAGWMPTGHYPEFRAFLADHHWLEQCYFFASPADSNVEPPPDDGIKILKPLPRDPLQRMAESADAWLLRLHGLDPATIGQLGRNHELWWQVSSRQRYPYPGNNIDSPAVLPRLRFWLAESYGIDGSWYWAIDALGRLPDGNLRNPWEDAMTYTAEGRPRSNGDGLLIYPPNRQAATAPVTEAPLPSLRLEMIRDGLEDREYFQLLRQETGRISALLPQLSDDERQFGEELLKELSLWQRCYEQLVTTPTQYNANASELLKLRAAMARLLSGSRHFPTPAAPSSSPQGDK; translated from the coding sequence ATGAAAATCCTGTCAACCATTCTCGCCCTGGCGCTGCTCAGCGCAGCAAATTACGTCTTTTCCGCAGTCGGAACGGAAGTGGTCAAAATTACGCCGGCAGCGGCACTGACCATCCCGGTAACGGAGCTGTCGAGCAATCTGCTGCCGGACGATGCAGCCTTCGCCGAAGCGCCCGTCCAGTCGTTCGGGCCGCCGGAAGCCGGAACCACTGTCCGCTTTCTGGCCAATGACCGGACGCTTTTCCTTTCACTCGATCTGACAACGCCGGAACCGTTACCGGCAGCGGTGAAACCGACGCCATTCAGAACGGAGCGCGACGCGTCTTTCGCCGGGGAAGAGCATGTCGGCCTTCTCTTCGATCCGGGTTTGAAACTGCGCAACTACTTTTTCATCAACGCCACGCCGGCCAATGAGATCGCCGACGGCAAGATGTGGAGCTACCGCTGGAACAGCACGACCCGCAGCTCCGTCGTCAAGACCGCCAACGGCTGGCAACTGAAACTGGCGATTCCGCTCAATTATTTTGAAGCCGCCGGGTTCGGCGAAGCGCTGTTCGGCTTCAACTGTGCCAGGACCGTGAAGTTTCCCGACGGAACCGCGCAAACATTTTATCTGAACGGCAGCACCAGCACCTGGCAACTGCCGGCACTTTTTACGCCGGCGGTGGTTTCTCCTCATCCAAACGCGCTGGCCGTGACGGTAGAACGCCAGCCGCCGGCGCTGTCGATTTCCTGTCCGGCCGGAGATCAGCTCAAAGTGACGATCACCAACGCCAGCCGTTCCACCACCGAAACTTTTTCGCTGTCCGGCACCAAAATCATCGTCCCGCTGTCCCCGGAACAGTTCACTTCGGACAACCGCATTCTGCTGCGGCTCTACCGGAACAATCAATTATACAGCGCCGGTATTTTCAGGGCCATCGATTATGTCGAACCGGCCGCCGGCATTCCCGGAGCCGCCAGATTGCTGGCCCGGCCCAACTGCACGGTCTGGACGGCACCGTCGGCCAGCAAGGTTGCCGCCGATGCCGAAGTGCCGGAGGCCTTTCAGCCGGCCGCCAGATTCTCCGCCGCTGGCAACGAATATGAAGCGGTCCAACTGATCATCCGGTCCGAACAGGCGCAGGATTATCAAGTGACGGTGGCCGATTTCTCCACCGAGGACGGCAAAATTCTGACGGCGGAACATTTTCAATGTTTTCAACTGGAGCGCGTCAATGTGGCCATCGCCTCCGACCAATTCGGCTATCCGGGCCGATGGGCCGACCCGCTGGTTCCGCTGGCCGGCCAATTTCATGCCGAACCGAACGTCAATAATCTATTTTATCTGCGGGTCAAAGTTCCGGCCGGCACCCCCAGCGGTTTTTACCGCGGACTGGTCATGCTGAAAACCGCCAATCCGGCGGACATGCTGTCCATCCCGGTCGGGTTGCAGGTGTTCGATTTCGACCTGCCGGAAACGACGACGATGCGCAGTTCCTACGCGCTCACCGGCGAACTGTTCGACTTCATGGGGCTGCAATCCGCGGCAGAACGTCAAGCCGCCTTCGACCGGACGCTGGCTTTGCTCAAGGAATACCGCATCGCGCCCGACAATGTTTTTCAATTTACTCCCGCGTTGCAGGAGGACGGTGCCTTGAACCGGGCGGGACTCGAGACTGCCGGACAAAAATATCTGGATGAAGATCATTTCAACTCCTTCAATCCGGCCGGCTGGATGCCCACCGGACACTATCCGGAATTCCGGGCCTTTCTGGCCGATCACCACTGGCTGGAGCAATGCTATTTCTTCGCGTCGCCGGCCGATTCCAATGTCGAACCGCCGCCGGATGACGGCATTAAAATTTTGAAGCCGTTGCCGCGCGATCCCCTGCAGCGCATGGCGGAAAGCGCCGACGCCTGGCTGCTCCGGCTGCACGGCCTCGATCCGGCAACCATCGGACAACTGGGCAGGAATCACGAGCTATGGTGGCAGGTCAGCAGCCGCCAGCGTTATCCCTATCCGGGCAACAATATCGACAGCCCGGCCGTCCTGCCGCGGCTGCGTTTCTGGCTGGCGGAAAGTTACGGCATCGACGGTTCATGGTACTGGGCCATCGATGCGCTGGGCCGGCTGCCGGACGGCAACCTGCGCAATCCCTGGGAAGACGCCATGACTTATACCGCGGAGGGGCGTCCGCGCAGCAACGGCGACGGCTTGCTGATCTATCCGCCGAACCGCCAGGCCGCAACGGCGCCGGTGACCGAAGCGCCGTTGCCGTCGTTACGGCTGGAAATGATCCGCGACGGTCTGGAAGATCGCGAATATTTCCAACTGCTGCGCCAGGAGACCGGGCGAATCTCGGCCCTGCTCCCGCAATTGAGTGATGATGAACGGCAATTCGGCGAAGAACTGCTGAAGGAATTGTCCTTATGGCAACGCTGTTACGAACAACTGGTCACCACGCCAACCCAATACAATGCCAACGCTTCGGAACTGTTGAAATTGCGGGCCGCCATGGCCAGACTGCTGAGCGGCAGCCGCCATTTTCCGACTCCGGCCGCCCCTTCCAGTTCGCCACAAGGAGATAAATGA
- the hrpB gene encoding ATP-dependent helicase HrpB has protein sequence MIPFPAELNRNQYPALAVLDDLRRHLQSEHRCVLSAPPGAGKTTVLPLALLNEPWRHGKILILEPRRLAALAAAGRMAALLGEPVGRHIGYRMRLATKSSRETLIEVVTDGILVRMLQEDPELKGVSAVVFDEFHERSLQNDLALALTLDAAELREDLRLLVMSATLDAEKTGAFLAAPLVQSAGRQFPVRTIYRAVAQERPLEELVADVVLHALRTETGSLLIFLPGESWIRRCVETLRRHLTDPAIRLYPLYGRLTPEEQQLAIAPCREPERKIVLATSIAESSLTIDGIRIVIDSGLGRVACFDPNSAIGHLKTVRISRASADQRRGRAGRLTEGVCFRLWTTEVQEQLIPFQPPEILSADLAPLALELAGWGVKNPAELRWLDPPPPGNYRQAVALLQQLEALDRTGNLTGAGRWMLQSGLHPRLANMLLQSGALQAEGTALQLAAWLTEGDLRRLSQPDVEALLLQTDRRVAELADRLAGRLHLDRRQQRPELAGVLLSFAYPDRIAGRRDNGFLLANGRAAVFPSACTLERCRFLVVADLDGSGPTARIRLAAELSPEALERYHGHRLQRRGGVEYDLAAGRCFVFERLQLGQLIISEKSVPDLPPELRRQAQLEYLKRSGLDCLNWTSALRQWRSRVQFLHDNLPEQAWPDLSDEALLRQLPTFLEPFLPSHLKKNFVAEIDWAGALHSRLDYRQRQLLEQLAPEKIRVPSGAEHRIDYSGPRPVLAVKLQELFGLGETPTILNGNVKLLLHLCSPAGRPVQITEDLKSFWDNSYDYVKAELKGRYPKHPWPDNPWQATPSAKTKRALSCAANRYRGDSE, from the coding sequence ATGATTCCTTTTCCGGCAGAATTGAACCGCAACCAGTATCCGGCGCTGGCCGTCCTTGACGACCTGCGCCGGCATTTGCAGTCGGAACATCGCTGCGTGCTGAGCGCGCCGCCCGGAGCCGGCAAAACGACGGTTCTGCCGCTGGCTTTGCTGAACGAACCCTGGAGACATGGCAAAATTCTCATCCTGGAACCGCGCCGCCTGGCGGCGCTGGCCGCGGCCGGACGCATGGCCGCTCTGCTTGGCGAACCGGTCGGCAGACATATCGGTTACCGGATGCGCCTGGCCACCAAGAGCAGCCGGGAAACGCTGATCGAAGTTGTTACCGACGGGATCCTGGTCCGTATGCTCCAGGAAGATCCGGAGTTGAAAGGCGTTTCCGCGGTCGTTTTCGACGAATTTCATGAGCGCAGTCTGCAAAATGACCTGGCGCTCGCCTTGACGCTGGACGCCGCCGAATTGCGCGAAGATTTGCGCCTGCTGGTCATGTCGGCCACGCTGGATGCCGAAAAGACCGGCGCTTTTCTGGCGGCGCCGCTGGTGCAGTCCGCCGGCCGGCAATTTCCGGTGCGGACCATTTACCGGGCGGTCGCTCAGGAACGCCCGCTGGAAGAGTTGGTCGCCGACGTCGTTCTTCATGCGCTGCGGACCGAAACGGGCAGCCTGTTAATTTTCCTGCCCGGCGAAAGCTGGATCCGGCGTTGCGTCGAAACGCTGCGCCGCCATCTGACCGATCCGGCCATCCGGCTCTACCCGCTCTACGGCCGCCTGACGCCGGAAGAACAGCAACTGGCGATCGCCCCCTGCCGGGAACCGGAACGCAAAATCGTCCTAGCCACGTCGATTGCCGAAAGCAGTCTGACCATCGACGGCATCCGGATAGTCATCGACAGCGGCCTGGGACGGGTTGCCTGTTTCGATCCGAACTCCGCCATCGGCCACCTGAAAACCGTCCGGATTTCCCGGGCCTCCGCCGACCAGCGCCGCGGCCGGGCCGGACGATTGACCGAAGGCGTTTGTTTCCGGCTGTGGACGACGGAAGTTCAAGAACAACTGATCCCGTTCCAGCCGCCCGAAATTCTCAGTGCCGATCTGGCGCCGCTGGCGTTGGAGCTGGCTGGTTGGGGCGTCAAAAACCCGGCCGAATTGCGTTGGCTGGATCCGCCGCCACCCGGCAATTACCGTCAGGCGGTCGCGCTGTTGCAGCAATTGGAGGCGCTGGACCGGACCGGCAATTTAACCGGGGCCGGACGCTGGATGCTCCAGAGCGGCCTGCATCCGCGCCTGGCCAACATGCTGCTACAGTCCGGAGCCCTGCAGGCGGAAGGCACCGCCCTGCAGTTAGCCGCCTGGCTGACCGAGGGCGATTTGCGCCGTCTCAGCCAGCCGGATGTCGAAGCGCTGCTGCTGCAGACCGACCGCCGGGTCGCCGAACTGGCCGACCGCCTGGCTGGCCGGCTGCATTTGGACCGTCGGCAGCAGCGGCCGGAACTGGCTGGCGTTCTGTTGAGTTTCGCCTACCCGGATCGGATTGCCGGCCGGCGCGACAATGGATTTCTGCTGGCCAACGGCCGGGCCGCCGTTTTTCCGTCGGCCTGTACGCTGGAACGCTGCCGCTTTCTGGTCGTCGCCGACCTGGACGGCAGCGGGCCGACCGCCCGGATCCGCCTGGCAGCCGAGCTGAGTCCGGAAGCGCTGGAGCGCTATCACGGGCACCGTCTGCAGCGCCGCGGCGGTGTCGAATACGATCTGGCGGCCGGCCGCTGTTTCGTTTTCGAGCGTCTGCAGCTCGGCCAATTGATCATCTCTGAAAAGAGTGTGCCGGATCTGCCGCCGGAATTGCGCCGGCAAGCCCAACTGGAATATTTGAAACGGAGCGGTCTTGACTGTCTCAACTGGACGTCCGCCCTGCGCCAGTGGCGGAGCCGGGTTCAATTTCTGCATGACAACCTGCCGGAACAAGCCTGGCCGGACTTGTCCGACGAAGCATTGCTGCGCCAATTGCCGACGTTTCTCGAACCGTTCCTGCCGTCCCATCTGAAAAAAAATTTCGTTGCCGAAATCGATTGGGCCGGTGCATTGCACAGCCGGCTCGATTACCGGCAACGCCAGTTGCTCGAGCAACTGGCGCCGGAAAAAATCCGGGTGCCGTCCGGCGCCGAGCACCGCATTGATTATTCCGGACCGCGGCCGGTGCTGGCGGTCAAGCTGCAGGAGTTGTTCGGCCTGGGGGAAACCCCGACCATTTTGAACGGTAACGTAAAATTACTGCTGCATCTCTGTTCTCCGGCCGGCCGGCCGGTTCAAATCACCGAGGATCTGAAAAGTTTCTGGGACAACTCCTACGATTACGTCAAAGCCGAACTGAAGGGGCGTTATCCCAAGCATCCCTGGCCGGACAATCCCTGGCAGGCGACGCCGAGCGCCAAAACCAAGCGGGCCCTGTCTTGTGCCGCCAACCGTTATCGAGGTGACTCTGAATGA